The genomic stretch CATCCCGCCTTCGTTTTTCAATATTAACATTACTGGCAGGGCCACGTCCCCTCCTTCTTGCAGGACGatctattaatttgtttaatacataaaaataaaaatattagtaaaTCTTAAACATTTAAACATATTGCGATTATAATATATCCCATAactaaaatttagatattaacctgactcgcaagttGAGGGTATCCTGCTAGGATCTGTGGGGTcttgaccaccaccatctccaccgTGATGGGATACTATATCAGCTGACATGTCTCTTGTATTCATAAATATTTAAGATTTAAtaataagaatagaaatcaaatttaagatttaataataagaatagaaatcaaatttaagatttaatatcatcaaatttaattaagtaatgaaataacattaaacaaaatcaaaatcAGCATAAATTGGAAAAtacaaatcaaattcaaatttttgtgTTTGTTACAAAGGTAATCATTACATAAAACTAATAATCACTATCGCTTCCATCATTAACTAAATTAGcattaacatcatcttcacaaaaatcaattaataaatcaTCTTCTTCATCTAATTCTTCATCTGCTTCTTCATCGCCTAACTCGTGATCCTCTTGACTAACATTTAAATTTTGTACTGTACTAATGTCAATCGAATTTTGAGTAGGTAGCATAACCAACTCGCCAAgatccacagtcaacacaaaatttgatgagctaATATCATGTACCACATCAATGTCTGAATTAGCTTCACAGTTCTCGACGTCCCAAATTTGTCGATGGTTTACACCCTCAACAACTTTCCACTGATTTCCTCTAAGTATATCATCGAGATAAAATACTTGCTTCGCTTGATTTGCAAGTATATATGGGTCATCCTTGTACCATTCCCCGCTAGTGTTTATACTAGTAATATTATTCTCTATAATTATTTTCTTCCTTCTTGGATCTGTATTAAACCACTTACACTTGAACAATGTCACAGAATATGTGCCAGTAAATGTTAACTTTAATACTTCTTCAAGTATTCCATAATAGTTAAAATCTTCTGTTCCAGCAACAAATACTCCACTGTTTTGAGTGCTCCTCTTTAAATCTCGTTTGGTTGacataaatcgaacaccattcaCTATACAACCTTCGTAATAAGCTCCTAAATGATCTgatccagatgctaaagctagcaactcgTCACCATTATCTAACGATCCAAGCTTTTGTAAGTCGTATAtctaaaaaaatgaataaaattattatagaattgaaaaaaatacttaaaagGATGAAAGAATATAGGGTAGGTTTGTTTTTTTCACCTTCTTGTGAAACCATCGTTgaaaatatttcttatgtaaaatGTTATGATCTCCATCCtgatatttgtgtttgatttctTCTAAGTGTTCACTATAAATAAGAACAAAAATTTTGAATCAGTTGAAAGCATTTTCAATGAAATAAAAGCAACTTTTGGGAAGAAACTTACTCCAAATATTTCTGAATTTCAGGTGAATTGTTGTATATGTACCACTCTGCTTGTTCACGAGTCGCACGATCAAGAGGCTTTAGAGTTTCTTTTGTTATAGGTCGACATTGCGATTGAAATGCAAAGAGTTTTCTTGGTGTCACCTCATCTTCATTGCGATCAAGatgattaaatcttgtttcaacacctttgaaatacatcgaacaaaatgtcaaagcctcatctgcaacataacCCTCGGCTATcgacccttcaggacgagctttatttccaacgtaattctttaattttttcatgtatctttcaaaaggatacatccaacgcataaataccggtccacccagaattgcttcttcaggcaaatgtaaaatcaaatgcaccattatatcaaaaaaggctggaggaaatATGAGTTCCATTTTACATAATATTAGAATAAGatctttttgtgcttcctccatatcgcTAACCTTTATAGTTCTTGCACAAATTTGCCTGAAGAAGTTACATAACTCAGAAATGGTAGTCGATATACTCTTTgaaagaaacttgcgaacacccactgatagtaatcgttgcattattacATGACTGTCGTGGGACTTTAAACTGCTGATATTTGTTAAATCAGCATTTACTTTCTTCTTTAAATTGGAACAAAAATTATCTGGAAATTTCACATCTCGAATAAATTTACAAAACTGCATTCGTTGATCAGATGTGAGAACATAAGGGGCATGAGGCTTCATTAACTTTCCGCTGTCATCTTCATATATCCACAACGATTCCCTTACTCCAaactttttcaaatcatgtcttgcattagtggtgtccttggaTTTATCATTATCCAAGATAGTGcctaacaaactatcacacacattcttctccacatgcatgacatcaatgttttgttttaaCGTGTTCGAAGACCAATAATCAAGCtcataaaatatgcttttcttccTCCAATTTTGATCTTCTGCAATACGCCTACGTTTGACACCTCCAAACATCTCGTGTTTTCCAGGAACTTGTGGTACAAGTTTGTTTACTTGTTCTAATATTTTGTCACAAGTAAAACGTCTTGGTGGACGTCTTCTCTCGATTTGTCCGTCAAACTGagtgtctcttctcattcgatggtTACTTGGaaggaatcttctgtgaccaatgtAGGATGTCTTACCGATTACTCGAACAGAAGTTGTGTCTTCATTACACgttggacaagctttgtatccctgaccactccatccagataaATAGCTACGAGCAGGAAAATCGTTAACTGTCCACAATAAGGCTGCACGCAACTTGAACATAGTGTTGGTTATACTATCTCTTGTATCGACACCATTAACCCACAACTCctttaactcatccaccaatggtctcaagAATATATCCATGTCCTTTCCCGGTGATTTTGGTCTAGGAATAAGAATGGATAATATGAAATTATTATCTTTCATACACATCCAAGGTGGAAGATTGTAGTtagccaacaccacaggccacatactATATGCTTGACTCATGTTGCCAaacggattgaaaccatctgcagCTAAACCTAAACGAACATTCCGAGGTTCACTAGCAAAATCAGGATGTTTGGCATCAAAATCCTTCCACGCTAACCCATCCACTGGGTGTCTCATTATCCCATCGTCTTTTGATTTCCCAGTATAGTGCCATAACATTTGCTTCGCTGTAAGTCTTGAACTGTACAGTCTTTTTAATCGAGGAgtcaatggaaagtaacgcatcaccttatgtgGTACCTTTTTTCCATCCATTTTTTCAGGAgaaatccatctactacttccgcaaATTGGACAAGTCTCTTTAGTTGAATGCTCTTTGTAAAACAAACAACAGTCATGTTCACATACATGAATTGACTCGTACCCTAACCCTAATTTCTGTAATCTTTTTTTAGCCTCGTAGTAggttgatggaattttatttcCCTTCGGAAATGCAAACTTTAGTAATTTCAGTAATTCATCGAAGATTTTATTCGGAATCTtgcctctaactttcaaatgcaatAATTTTGCTAAAAAGTTAAGAGAAGATATCCAATGACAACCAGGATATAACTCAGCCTCTATCTCGTCAAACAGATCGTCATAAAATTGTCCCGCCGCAGGATTATTTTCAACTTCTTCGGTTGTAGGTAGAAGGAAGTCTTCGACCATCGGAATCATCTCATCAACATCATCATCGTTGGCGTCCACCACATTGGCAACATCTGCTTCTGCTTCACCGTGATATATCCACTTCTCGTAACCTTGATGAAAACTCCAATCGAATACGTGTGCTTTCACCATAGGTAAAGTTTCAAGCCTATTGTTTATGCATCTAacacacggacacctaattctACTAGAGGAATCCTTATATTCCGACGCCATCGTCAAGAAAGCTTGTAGACCGTTCCAATATTCTCgacaagcacgatttctcaatgtcgtccaagtcttgtcaatcgccatctaaagtgttataaaagTATATAAGTTTACGATATGTGAATAGTCTTATATTTTAAAGTGttataaaatgtttataatagtctattataaacatttaatagttttatgctattttatgttttGTCATCATATTTTATGCTATCtaattatttatctattatctaatttttcctttacttaaaataaattatttaattaatacttaattatttatttatttaattatttatttatcatattattaatttaaatatttcctaattatttaattaattataattaaattaattaattactaaattaattaattaattatttatttatttaattatttatctattatctaatttttcctttacttaaaataaattatttaattaatacttaattatttatttatttaatattcatttaattatttatttatcatattattaatttaaatctttcctaattatttaattaattattaattaattataattaaattaattaattactaaattaattaattaattaattatttatttaattatttatctattatctaatttttcctttacttaaaataaattatttaattaatacttaattatttatttatttaatattcatttaattatttatttatcatattattaatttaaatctttcctaattatttaattaattattattaaattaattaattactaaattaattaattactaaattaattaattactaaattaattaattaattatttatttaattatttatctattatctaatttttcctttacttaaaataaattatttaattaatacttaattatttatttatttaatattcatttaattatttatttatcatattattaatttaaatctttcctaattatttaattaattataattaaataaattagttactaaattaattaattatttatttatttaattatttatctattatctaatttttcctttacttaaaataaattatttaattaatacttaattatttatttatttaatattcatttaattatttatttatcatattattaatttcaatctttcctaattatttatttatttatttaattatttatctattatctaatttttcctttatttaaaataaattatttaattaatacttatttatttatttatttaatattcatttaattatttatttatcatattattaatttaaatctttcctaattatttaattaattataattaaattatttaattactaaattaattaattctttatttatttaattatttaattaaaacttaattatttatttatcaaattattaatttaattctttcctaattatttaattaattagttaattattatctaatttttgctttatttaaataaattattattatctaatgtttactaattatttaatgtatacttaattaattaattatttatttatttaattagttatctattatataatttttccgttatttaaataacttattattatctaatgtttactaattatttaatttatacttaattaattaattaattatttatttatttaattaattaattatctattatctaatttttcatttactaaaaatttatttatttaattaatacttaattatttatttatttaatattcatttaattaataataaataaattaatcatttatttattccacatatttaattataactattttaaaagctgaataattaatatgtaattaattgaaattatttttatttaattaattatataactactcttttatataattacttaataattgtttacatatattatttaatacttactttttaataaatacatttttaattatttaatttttattattctcataTCAATTCCTTTCTAAGTTATTAAAATAACTTTCttctataatttaatatttattatattatttattaatattttatttatctaccattaaactatttttttaataataacaatttattaataacaaatttattaaaatctaaacttcataatattaaaataattttaattaaactataacaaaaataCATTATAACATTCTAACATTATAATAAcaatttaacaataataaaaaattatccaTGTCCTAATATCTAAcaatattttcatatattttaaaactaaataaacaaaataaaaatgtatgaAATATAAAATTACTTACCTGTAGTCAAACAATAGCAAGATTCAGTACTCTCCCAATGAAGCCCtgaaatataaacatatatatattagttgtaaGTTAATGGAATAtttaaattcaatatatataattaaaaaaattgttcataaccaaatattaaccaaaactttttattatatatgtatttgattAAAAATACAATCAgccaaaaaaaatatgaaaagatATACATGATAttagaaaaacaaaaaattgtaattataactcaactcaaaaatataactcaaacaacatcagaaaaataaaatagattacaataaaaaatatataactacataCCCAGACCGCTTGTGATGAAATAATGCTGAATATAATCCCAAAAACCTTTGAAAATGGTGGATATTGCCTCGGACGAACGGAGTCGAAGGAGAGTTTTTTGAGAGTTTTTTTTGAGAATTCTGGGCACTCAGACGAACGGAGGCGAAGGAGACGGATGGCCACAATATATAGAATATTATTGCCGGCGGAGGTCCGCCGACAATAATAGTTCCGCCAGTAATAGTATTTAAcgataatatttttattattattaccggcggagcccGCCGGCAATAAGCGAAAATTAAATTAGGCGGCAGGTTTACCGCGTGAATAAAATTTGATTATTGCCGGCGGAttgtccgccggtaataatagattttccgccggtaataatcaaataatttaaaaaataaaaacaaaattaaaaaacatgATTAATACCGGCGGATTCAGTTTTCCGCCGGTAAAGAtagtattattaccggcggactgaCTCTGCCGGTAATAGTTCCGCCGGTATACCAGGTTTTTGTTGTAGTGCTCCTTTCTTTACTCCCATAATATATAAAAGAGTATATGCACCGCCACCACATTTATCTTTTACTACAAACTATAATATATGTCAAAATAATTTCGCAAATTTCAAGATATACATATACGCGTATCTTACACTGTGTATACAATACcaacaaataataaaaatgagGTCGTCTCAGCCTcgaatatatatgatatatattcattcttattttagttaattaggtggttgttatatgtttatagaaataattacttatttattacgAATCAGTACACGACATTTTAAATGATAATAAAAGGCTGTTTGATTTTGTGGtcatatataacatatatttctaaaaaaaaaaattattacgtGTATCTCATTTATTACCAAACTGCATGCCTCGCATGGTGAGACACTTTTTAAACAGGAATAATAATAACACTttccaatataaaaaaaaaaaaaaaagtaaaacttGCACTTTCAACAAATAAGATTTCATATATGTAGATCGAATAGACCACCGACAagattagaaaaataaaatactatACATCGATCCTTAATTATTTTTTGAGATTacttggaaagaaaaaaataagaaaaggaGACGAAGGGAAGCAATAATTAATATgcctgaaatatatatatatatatataaatatatatttatatatatgaaacaGACAAATTAAAGCATACGTGTCAACATTAAAATCAATCAAAGAGAAGAGCTAGAGAGAGTGGTTCATAATAATGATATATAGTATATTACGTACTCATGACTACGTAATTACGTACACACGTATGAAAATGCGAAACTACAAAGTAAGTCCCACAAGCGCTTACTCTAATTAATTATCCAGAACAAAAAGAAAAGTCCCAACCTTACTATAGTATTCTTTCATTTTCAACGCATCCATGCTTCGAAACTTCCCCTCCATCATGAAttgaattaattgctatttgaTTTTTCATCCACGTCGTCATCATCTTTAACTAATAACCAAAATAGTACGTAATGAAAATAAAGTATATATAGTTTTGAAAAGTAGTGAtataattatgtatatatatatattaatgcatATCATCAATGTGTGAGATCGATCACATATATAGATACAAAACTATATATTCCAATAGGGTTTACATAATCACAGACATAAGGGATCAtactttatattattatttattatggattacattttttttaacctatgttttgtctatatttaaattctgtgttttgacaaattattttttaaatcctGTATTTTTTAAAGTAGTTCAAATAAATTCTAAATCCGATTTTAATATTAAAGTATTTTGAACTAAAATCTCAAACATTTCTAAAAAtctaacaactcaaaacaaaatcACAACAATTTTGTCTAacaactgtattgttatattcaattttatgttaattaaaatatggaatatgtatttatttgaactattttacaaagcACATGAtctaaaaagtaattaaaaatagAGTTATTAAATTATGTTCAAATAATTTTTTGTACTAATTTAACAAATATAAAGTAGCATtgttatatttattaaataagaaagtATAATTCGATacttaaatatataaaaagtaataaaatgaTATAATCCTTACAAATAGGGGTGCTCATCCAACCCAATTAAAAGTTTGGATGTGAGAAATCATCATCCAATCTAATCTGATTTAGCCTAAAAATCTTATTCAATCCAATCCAATTTCAATTGGATTTGTACTTGGATTGGATCggttattttatatttttgaacctaaattttaatattaaagaaATTAACAAGTAAAAAAAAGTATACAAAAAATTAGACACTATGtagtaataatattaaattaagtcTTTACAATTGCTACATTAAATCTTTGAAATATTAAATTTACAATATTAAGTCCATTAAATTTTTATTACTAATGTCTCAAAGCTAATAACTAAAGTGCCATAATAATATAACATGAAATCAACAACAATAACATTTCTGAAGTACTAAAAACTGTGAAAAAAGATAAGAATattaaatacatttataattaataatatatataaagaatacatattttcttaattttaattggATTTGATCGATTCTTAATTGGATTTTCATAGTTTCATCCATTATCCAATCCAATCCGGTTAACATCCAACTTTACAAATCCAATCCAATCAAATCCAATTGTGATTGGACATCCAAGTTTTTGTAATTTGATTAGGGTAATTGGATTGCTTTGGATCCTGAGCATCCCTActtacaaatatataaatatagggaaaTTCTATGGTAGGGGCACCATTTTTGCTCCTATTGGTAGGAGGGTTTCTATTTTTGATACGTGGAGAAATTAGatctcaatttttttatatgacagtgtacattatagttatatcAGACATCCTACCAGTTTTCgagaaattttgaatattttactGCTTCAAATTAAACATTCAGTTGCACACATATATACTTGTGGCACTATTacaaaaacatcattttaggacacttttttagggcactcaactagatgcgagccctaaaaacagctCCTAGACTTGCGAgcccttaaagaatttcttttacaGCTCGTGGAGCGAGttctaaaaactatgtgtgtcttaaaagtttgaattttttttaacaaacaccttatggactttttaggacattcattgcaagtccttaaaaaaaaTTTTAGGACACGCGGTGCAAGCcttaaaaacttatgtgtgtcataaaattttgaattttaaaatatcacAAATTCCTTCCAATCCCTCAAACCACTCAATTATATAAGTAAAACACAAAAATCACTCAAACCACTATCTTTCTcctcggttctctctctctctctctctctctctctctctctctctctctctctctctctctttctctctctctctctccctcccgaAGCTCCATATTTCTCTCTTTAGCTCGTCTCTGCCAACAAGGCCAAACGGTCGCCTTGCTGTCGCCGCCGCTGAACGCCACACGCTGCCCCAACCGACACGCCGCCCCTCGAAACCTCCAACCCTTGGAGCTCAGCCCCTCATGCGCGGCCTAAGGCCTTTAAAGTGTTTGTCGAAGtttatgcgattttgggttttcccaaactttccagccactttccagccaccaccaccaccaccaccaccaccatattccttgcatcttgggcttcaaaacccactaaaaaaTTAGACCCAATGGCCACCGTGGAGTGGTGGCGCCGCCACATACTCCGaccattcttttagggctcgcgtcAATTCTTTACGGGCCCTAAAAACATTCGAATCCTAAAAAATCTCACTTTTTAAGGCTATCAactagaggactcgcgccccgcgagtcctaaaaacttctTGTGAACCCTAAAAATCCGTTTTGGTAGTAGTGtgtgttgggcccaaaa from Humulus lupulus chromosome 5, drHumLupu1.1, whole genome shotgun sequence encodes the following:
- the LOC133779903 gene encoding uncharacterized protein LOC133779903, which produces MASEYKDSSSRIRCPCVRCINNRLETLPMVKAHVFDWSFHQGYEKWIYHGEAEADVANVVDANDDDVDEMIPMVEDFLLPTTEEVENNPAAGQFYDDLFDEIEAELYPGCHWISSLNFLAKLLHLKVRGKIPNKIFDELLKLLKFAFPKGNKIPSTYYEAKKRLQKLGLGYESIHVCEHDCCLFYKEHSTKETCPICGSSRWISPEKMDGKKVPHKVMRYFPLTPRLKRLYSSRLTAKQMLWHYTGKSKDDGIMRHPVDGLAWKDFDAKHPDFASEPRNVRLGLAADGFNPFGNMSQAYSMWPVVLANYNLPPWMCMKDNNFILSILIPRPKSPGKDMDIFLRPLVDELKELWVNGVDTRDSITNTMFKLRAALLWTVNDFPARSYLSGWSGQGYKACPTCNEDTTSVRVIGKTSYIGHRRFLPSNHRMRRDTQFDGQIERRRPPRRFTCDKILEQVNKLVPQVPGKHEMFGGVKRRRIAEDQNWRKKSIFYELDYWSSNTLKQNIDDTTNARHDLKKFGVRESLWIYEDDSGKLMKPHAPYVLTSDQRMQFCKFIRDVKFPDNFCSNLKKKVNADLTNISSLKSHDSHANLCKNYKGVETRFNHLDRNEDEVTPRKLFAFQSQCRPITKETLKPLDRATREQAECEHLEEIKHKYQDGDHNILHKKYFQRWFHKKIYDLQKLGSLDNGDELLALASGSDHLGAYYEGCIVNGVRFMSTKRDLKRSTQNSGVFVAGTEDFNYYGILEEVLKLTFTGTYSVTLFKCKWFNTDPRRKKIIIENNITSINTSGEWYKDDPYILANQAKQVFYLDDILRGNQWKVVEGVNHRQIWDVENCEANSDIDVVHDISSSNFVLTVDLGELVMLPTQNSIDISTVQNLNVSQEDHELGDEEADEELDEEDDLLIDFCEDDVNANLVNDGSDSDY